From a region of the Mycosarcoma maydis chromosome 7, whole genome shotgun sequence genome:
- a CDS encoding uncharacterized protein (related to SNARE protein of Golgi compartment), protein MASTSTASQPWDVLRRNTRNLESAIDARLTTYSQLASKIARAADHTTLDMTGAGSSSASETREHSEHVELETELESLINELSNSVDALTAKLDDPAIPPTTPQLHAVQRHRELLFDFTRDFRRSQTNVRHAIDRRDLLGNVQGDIDAYKAAHASDADALLAERARIDNSHGMIDRTLEQAYATRADFADQRSTLQAISTRMSSSAAQVPGLNSIITLIGRRKTRDSVIMGCLIGTLTVLLLKFALG, encoded by the exons ATGGCATCCACTTCAACAGCCTCCCAGCCATGGGACGTCTTACGGCGGAACACGCGCAATCTCGAATCAGCCATCGATGCACGCCTTACCACCTATTCGCAACTCGCCTCTAAAATCGCACGCGCTGCGGATCACACAACGCTCGACATGACGGGTGCCGGATCCTCGTCTGCATCTGAAACCCGGGAGCACAGCGAGCATGTCGAGTTGGAAACTGAGCTGGAATCGCTGATCAACGAGCTCTCGAATTCGGTCGATGCTCTGACAGCCAAACTTGACGATCCTGCGATCCCACCGACCACGCCACAACTGCACGCGGTTCAGCGACATCGAGAATTGCTCTTCGACTTTACGCGCGACTTTCGTCGGTCCCAAACCAACGTTCGACACGCCATCGATCGTAGAGATCTACTGGGTAACGTTCAGGGAGATATCGACGCGTATAAAGCGGCTCATGCATccgatgcagatgctctGCTTGCCGAGAGAGCAAGAATCGACAACTCACACGGCATGATCGATCGTACCCTAGA ACAAGCATACGCAACACGTGCCGACTTCGCAGATCAACGCTCCACCCTCCAAGCCATTTCCACTCGAATGTCTTCCTCCGCAGCCCAAGTTCCCGGCCTCAACTCCATCATCACGCTCATCGGTAGAAGAAAAACAAGGGATAGCGTCATCATGGGCTGCTTGATCGGTACTCTCACCGTGCTGCTTCTCAAGTTCGCCCTTGGCTGA
- a CDS encoding putative exportin CRM1: MEGILDFDKDLDIGLLDNVVAAMYTGAGQQQRMAQQTLAQFQEHPDAWQRVPVILQQSSSPQTKYISLQILDKLISTRWKVLPEDQQQGIRNFIVEMIIQHSSDEANLKRERTYLGKLNTTLIQILKQEWPHNWPSFIPEIVSSSKGSLSICENNMAILRLLSEEIFDYSAEQMTISKTKSLKNQMCGEFGEVFQLCSEVLEKAQKPSLIKATLETMLRFLNWIPLGYIFETNVIDNLIGRFLEVAEFRNVTLKCLSEIANLNVGAEYDPKFVVLFNMVMTSVNRMIPPATNIAAAYETSADSEQELVLNLALFLCNFLTAHLRLVENPENKDVLLNAHMYLIKVSQVPEREVFKICLEYWSKLVSELYEEQQSQPIAEMNPLLGLNLGNGVSNASSANLRKNIYADILSNLRLVMIERMVKPEEVLIVENDEGEIVREFMKESDTIVLYKSMREVLVYLTHLDVLDTENIMTEKLAKQVDGSEWSWANLNTLCWAIGSISGAMNEETEKRFLVTVIKDLLGLCEMKRGKDNKAVVASNIMYIVGQYPRFLKAHWKFLKTVVNKNFEFMHESHEGVQDMACDTYIKIAQKCRRHFVIQQAGEQEPFIDEILRNLHRITLDLSPLQVHTFYEAVGYMIAAQPNRPTQERLIAKLMELPNSAWDNLMQQAHNNVDVLSSPENIKILSNVLKTNVSACVSIGTFFLPQIGRIYLDMLALYRSVSGIISAKVEAEGLIATKTPMVRGLRTIKKEILRLVETYVKRAEDLESVNTNLIPSLLDAILGDYNHNVPAARDAEVLNVMATITSRLQGLLTDKIAPILDAVFEPTLNMINQDFAEFPEHRVGFFKLLRAINLYCFPALLELPPPKFKLTMDSIIWAIKHTMRDIADTGLNICLELLTNISGSPLEVANGFYQQYLLNIIQDIFFVLTDSDHKSGFKTQCILLARIFELIETDRVTAPLWDPSTQPDPNMNNRLFIRQYTTNLLRTAFPHMQAEYVESFVNGLCMHSSDLIAYKLHLRDFLITSREMFGGNTGASDNADLFAEDREAEAQRKAAAEREKAATVPGMLKPSQIKEEDEEL, encoded by the coding sequence ATGGAGGGAATCTTGGACTTTGACAAGGACCTTGACATCGGTCTCTTGGACAATGTCGTAGCCGCCATGTACACTGGTGCcggtcagcagcagaggatGGCGCAGCAGACGCTTGCTCAGTTTCAAGAACACCCTGATGCCTGGCAGCGTGTGCCCGTCATTCTTCAGCAGAGCTCTTCGCCGCAGACCAAATACATTTCCTTGCAGATTCTCGATAAGCTCATCTCGACACGGTGGAAGGTGCTCCCCGAGGACCAGCAGCAGGGCATCCGCAACTTTATCGTCGAGATGATCATCCAGCATTCGTCCGACGAGGCCAACCTCAAGCGAGAACGCACTTATCtcggcaagctcaacaCTACCCTTATCCAGATTCTCAAACAGGAGTGGCCCCACAACTGGCCCTCGTTTATCCCCGAGATCGTCTCCTCTTCCAAGGGCTCCCTCTCCATCTGCGAAAACAACATGGCCATCCTTCGCCTGCTCTCTGAAGAAATTTTTGACTACTCGGCAGAACAGATGACCATCTCCAAGACCAAATCGCTCAAGAACCAGATGTGCGGCGAATTCGGCGAAGTCTTCCAGCTCTGCTCCGAGGtgctcgaaaaggcgcAGAAGCCTAGCCTCATCAAGGCCACCCTCGAGACCATGCTGCGCTTCCTCAACTGGATCCCACTTGGCTACATCTTTGAGACCAACGTCATCGACAATCTCATTGGCCGCTTCCTTGAAGTCGCCGAGTTCCGCAACGTCACGCTCAAGTGTCTCTCCGAGATCGCCAACCTCAATGTCGGCGCAGAGTACGACCCCAAGTTTGTCGTTCTCTTTAACATGGTCATGACTTCGGTCAACCGCATGATCCCGCCCGCCACCAACATTGCAGCCGCCTACGAGACCAGCGCCGACTCGGAACAGGAGCTTGTGCTCAATCTCGCGCTTTTCCTCTGCAACTTCCTGACTGCCCACCTCAGATTAGTCGAAAACCCAGAGAACAAGGACGTTCTTCTCAACGCCCACATGTATCTCATCAAGGTATCGCAGGTGCCCGAGCGTGAAGTCTTCAAGATCTGTCTCGAATACTGgtccaagctcgtcagcgAGCTCTACGAGGAACAGCAGTCGCAGCCCATCGCCGAGATGAACCCGCTTCTCGGTCTGAATCTCGGCAACGGCGTCTCCAACGCAAGCTCGGCCAATCTGCGCAAAAACATCTACGCAGACATCCTCTCCAACTTGAGGCTCGTCATGATCGAGCGCATGGTCAAGCCCGAGGAGGTGCTCATCGTCGAAAACGACGAGGGCGAGATCGTCCGCGAGTTTATGAAGGAGAGCGACACCATTGTACTGTACAAGAGCATGCGCGAGGTGCTCGTCTACCTCACCCATCTTGACGTGCTCGATACCGAAAACATCATGACTGAAAAGCTTGCTAAGCAGGTCGATGGCTCCGAATGGTCGTGGGCCAACCTCAACACGCTCTGCTGGGCCATCGGTTCCATCTCGGGCGCCATGAACGAAGAGACCGAGAAGCGCTTCCTCGTTACCGTCATCAAGGACCTCCTCGGGCTCTGCGAGATGAAGCGAGGCAAGGACAACAAGGCTGTCGTCGCTTCCAACATCATGTACATTGTCGGCCAGTATCCGCGCTTCCTCAAGGCACACTGGAAGTTCCTCAAGACTGTGGTCAACAAGAACTTTGAGTTTATGCACGAGAGCCATGAAGGTGTCCAGGACATGGCATGCGATACTTACATCAAGATCGCACAAAAGTGTCGTCGCCACTTTGTCATCCAACAGGCGGGCGAGCAGGAGCCCTTTatcgacgagatcttgCGCAACTTGCACCGCATCACGCTGGACCTCTCGCCGTTGCAGGTACACACCTTCTACGAGGCGGTCGGCTACATGATCGCGGCACAGCCCAACCGTCCCACGCAGGAGCGTCTTATCGCCAAGCTAATGGAGCTGCCCAACAGCGCATGGGACAACCTTatgcagcaggcgcacAACAACGTCGATGTGCTCAGCAGTCCCGAGAACATCAAGATTCTGTCCAATGTGCTCAAGACCAACGTCTCTGCCTGCGTCTCCATAGGCACCTTCTTCCTACCCCAAATTGGCCGCATCTACCTCGACATGCTTGCACTCTACCGCAGCGTCAGTGGCATCATCAGCGCCAAGGTCGAAGCTGAAGGCCTGATCGCTACCAAGACACCCATGGTACGTGGCCTGCGCACCATCAAAAAGGAGATTCTGCGCCTTGTCGAGACATACGTCAAGCGTGCCGAGGACCTCGAATCGGTCAACACGAATCTGATCCCATCCTTGCTCGATGCCATCCTCGGCGACTACAACCACAACGTACCTGCTGCACGAGACGCCGAGGTGCTCAACGTCATGGCCACCATCACGTCGCGCCTGCAAGGCTTGTTGACGGACAAGATTGCACCCATCCTCGATGCTGTGTTTGAGCCCACGCTCAACATGATCAACCAGGATTTCGCCGAGTTTCCTGAGCACCGTGTTGGCTTcttcaagctgctgcgtgcCATCAACCTGTACTGCTTCCCcgcgttgctcgagctgcccCCACCCAAGTTCAAGTTAACCATGGACAGCATCATCTGGGCCATCAAGCATACCATGCGTGACATTGCTGACACGGGTCTCAACATCTGTCTCGAACTTCTCACCAACATTTCTGGATCGCCGCTCGAAGTGGCCAACGGCTTCTACCAGCAGTACCTGCTGAACATTATCCAGGACATCTTTTTTGTGCTTACCGACTCGGACCACAAGAGCGGCTTCAAGACGCAGTGCATTTTGCTGGCACGTATCTTTGAGCTCATCGAGACAGACCGGGTTACGGCACCGCTGTGGGATCCATCGACGCAGCCGGATCCTAACATGAACAACCGGCTCTTCATCCGACAGTACACGACCAACCTGCTGCGCACTGCCTTCCCGCATATGCAGGCTGAGTACGTCGAGTCGTTTGTCAACGGTCTCTGTATGCACTCGAGCGACCTGATTGCGTACAAACTGCATCTGCGTGACTTCCTGATCACGTCGCGCGAAATGTTTGGCGGTAACACAGGTGCCTCGGACAACGCGGACCTGTTTGCTGAGGACAGGGAGGCTGAGGCGCAGCGAAAAGCAGCCGCAGAGCGCGAGAAGGCGGCCACCGTACCGGGTATGCTGAAGCCGTCGCAGATCAaagaagaggacgaggagtTGTGA